One region of Paraburkholderia acidiphila genomic DNA includes:
- a CDS encoding MFS transporter yields the protein MPLALGTFIVPLIVACSMFMENVDGTVIVTSLPALARDLGQDPITLKLAVTSYVIGLGVFIPICGWVADRFGSRNVFRTAIGIFMAGSLLCAASRSLEMFVAARFVQGIGGAMMVPVGRIIIFRSLPKSDFIRAVNYLTVPALLGPVVGPPLGGFITTYLHWRLIFFINIPIGVLGIWLANRHIANMHEEHPGRLDWAGFVLSAGGASLFMLGLSLVGGELVGTGTAVTMCVIGAVLLGAYWLYAQRVERPVLDLKFLRIPTFNASVAGGSLFRIGLGAVPFLLPLTLQEGLGMTAFASGAITCASAFGSIFMKAIVSRVLGRFGFRRTLMVNAVLAGTAIAICGSFSPGMPVWLIWLIVLAGGIFPSLQFTGLNSLAYADIPTRDIGRATSVASVIQQVSLGLGVTIAGLVLQISHRVQGHPTIVWSDFWPAFLVVGLFSVASIPVTMRLPANAGEEIARGRRGKA from the coding sequence ATGCCATTAGCCCTAGGCACATTCATCGTTCCGCTCATTGTCGCGTGCTCGATGTTCATGGAGAACGTGGACGGGACGGTCATCGTCACCTCGCTCCCCGCACTGGCCCGCGATCTCGGCCAGGACCCCATCACACTCAAGCTGGCCGTCACGAGCTACGTGATCGGGCTCGGCGTGTTCATCCCCATTTGCGGCTGGGTGGCCGATCGCTTCGGCTCGCGCAATGTGTTTCGCACGGCCATCGGCATCTTCATGGCGGGGTCGCTGTTGTGCGCGGCTTCACGCTCGCTCGAAATGTTCGTGGCGGCCCGCTTCGTGCAGGGCATTGGCGGCGCGATGATGGTGCCGGTGGGGCGCATCATCATCTTCCGCTCGCTGCCCAAATCGGACTTCATTCGCGCGGTGAACTATCTCACGGTGCCCGCGCTGCTCGGGCCGGTCGTGGGGCCGCCGCTCGGCGGGTTCATCACCACGTATCTGCATTGGCGGCTGATTTTCTTCATCAATATTCCGATTGGCGTGCTCGGCATCTGGCTCGCGAACCGGCATATCGCGAACATGCACGAGGAGCATCCCGGGCGGCTCGACTGGGCCGGTTTCGTGCTCTCCGCGGGCGGGGCTTCGCTCTTCATGCTCGGCCTTTCGCTCGTCGGCGGCGAACTCGTCGGCACCGGCACGGCGGTGACGATGTGCGTAATCGGCGCTGTGCTGCTGGGCGCCTATTGGTTGTATGCGCAACGTGTCGAGCGGCCCGTGCTCGATCTGAAGTTTCTGCGCATCCCCACGTTCAACGCGAGCGTGGCGGGCGGGTCGCTGTTTCGCATCGGGCTCGGCGCCGTGCCTTTTTTGTTACCGCTCACGCTGCAGGAAGGGCTCGGCATGACGGCGTTCGCTTCGGGCGCCATCACGTGTGCTTCGGCGTTCGGCTCGATCTTCATGAAGGCGATCGTTTCGCGTGTGCTCGGGCGCTTTGGTTTTCGCCGCACGCTCATGGTCAACGCGGTGCTCGCGGGGACGGCCATCGCGATATGCGGCTCGTTTTCGCCGGGCATGCCGGTGTGGCTCATCTGGCTCATTGTGCTCGCGGGCGGGATCTTTCCGTCGCTGCAATTCACCGGCCTGAACTCGCTCGCCTATGCCGATATTCCGACGCGCGACATTGGCCGCGCCACGAGCGTGGCAAGCGTGATCCAGCAGGTGTCGCTCGGCCTCGGCGTGACGATTGCGGGCCTCGTGCTGCAAATTTCGCATCGGGTGCAAGGGCATCCGACCATCGTCTGGTCCGATTTCTGGCCCGCGTTTCTCGTGGTCGGGCTCTTTTCTGTGGCGTCGATCCCGGTGACGATGCGTTTGCCCGCGAATGCGGGAGAGGAAATTGCGCGCGGCCGGCGTGGCAAGGCTTGA
- the ggt gene encoding gamma-glutamyltransferase — protein MKLVEKTKISAAALALLSLSALSAGFLEATPAFAKDTAQRPAVLNASAVAVADKYAADAAEQIFKEGGNAVDAAVAIAFSLAVTYPEAGNIGGGGFMTLYVNGKPYFLDYRERAPLAATRTMYLDDKGNVIEGKSLYGYDAVGVPGTVEGMWEAQKRFGKLQWKQVLAPAIKYARDGFVVDEQLAKRREAAEKDFAGKTNFDEYFGNLKEGVTFKQPDLANVLTRIANQGAKDFYDGKTADLIAASMKGHGLITKRDLQEYKAVWRQPVEAKWNGYEIITAPPPSSGGVGLVQLLKMKAMLAPQFKDVPLNSPQYIHLISEIEKRVFADRAQYLGDPDFYKVPVAQLTDDAYLAKRAAEVDPDKPSDTKSVQPGLGTSMPEKAETTHFSVVDKWGNAVSNTYTINGYFGSGVVVPGAGIVLNDEMDDFASKPGVPNMFGVVGSDANAIQPKKRPLSSMTPTILTKDGKVALVIGTPGGSRIFTSIFQVINNNYDFDMPLKDAVAAMRFHHQLLPPNTIFWEPYQPIDGELAKQVEAKGYVLKGQNFNGDIQAIRINGDTPDAVSDPRGRGVSRLIQ, from the coding sequence ATGAAGCTGGTTGAAAAAACGAAGATTTCCGCTGCCGCTCTCGCACTGCTTTCGCTATCCGCCTTGTCCGCGGGCTTCCTCGAAGCCACGCCCGCCTTTGCGAAGGATACGGCGCAACGCCCTGCGGTCCTCAACGCATCGGCGGTAGCCGTTGCCGACAAGTACGCGGCCGACGCCGCCGAGCAGATCTTCAAGGAGGGCGGCAACGCCGTCGACGCGGCGGTCGCCATCGCCTTTTCGCTTGCCGTGACCTACCCGGAAGCCGGCAACATTGGCGGCGGCGGGTTTATGACGCTCTACGTGAACGGCAAGCCGTACTTCCTCGACTATCGCGAGCGCGCGCCGCTCGCCGCCACGCGCACGATGTACCTCGACGACAAGGGCAACGTGATCGAGGGCAAGAGTCTGTACGGCTACGACGCCGTGGGCGTGCCGGGCACCGTGGAGGGCATGTGGGAAGCGCAGAAGCGCTTCGGCAAATTGCAGTGGAAGCAGGTGCTCGCGCCCGCAATCAAGTACGCACGCGACGGTTTCGTCGTCGATGAGCAACTTGCCAAGCGCCGCGAGGCCGCCGAGAAGGACTTCGCCGGCAAGACCAACTTCGACGAATACTTCGGCAACCTGAAGGAGGGCGTGACGTTCAAGCAGCCCGATCTCGCCAATGTGCTCACACGCATTGCGAACCAGGGCGCGAAGGACTTCTACGACGGCAAGACCGCCGACCTGATCGCCGCATCGATGAAGGGCCACGGGCTCATCACGAAGCGCGATCTGCAGGAGTACAAGGCGGTGTGGCGTCAGCCGGTCGAGGCCAAGTGGAACGGCTATGAAATCATCACCGCGCCGCCCCCGAGTTCGGGTGGCGTGGGCCTCGTTCAGCTGCTCAAGATGAAGGCGATGCTGGCGCCGCAGTTCAAGGACGTGCCGCTCAATTCGCCACAATACATCCACCTGATCTCGGAGATCGAGAAGCGCGTGTTCGCGGATCGCGCGCAATATCTCGGCGATCCCGACTTCTATAAGGTGCCGGTCGCGCAACTCACCGACGACGCCTACCTCGCGAAGCGCGCCGCTGAAGTCGACCCCGACAAGCCTTCCGACACCAAGAGCGTGCAGCCGGGCCTCGGCACCTCGATGCCGGAGAAGGCGGAAACCACGCACTTCTCGGTGGTCGACAAGTGGGGCAACGCCGTCTCGAACACGTACACGATCAACGGTTACTTCGGTTCGGGCGTGGTCGTGCCGGGCGCCGGCATCGTGCTCAATGACGAGATGGACGATTTCGCTTCCAAGCCGGGCGTGCCGAACATGTTCGGCGTGGTGGGCAGCGACGCGAACGCGATCCAGCCGAAGAAGCGTCCGCTGTCGTCGATGACGCCGACCATTCTCACGAAGGACGGCAAGGTGGCGCTCGTGATCGGCACGCCGGGCGGTTCGCGCATCTTCACGTCGATCTTCCAGGTGATCAACAACAACTACGACTTCGACATGCCGTTGAAGGACGCGGTGGCCGCAATGCGCTTCCACCACCAGTTGCTGCCGCCCAACACGATTTTCTGGGAGCCGTACCAGCCCATCGACGGCGAACTCGCCAAGCAGGTCGAGGCGAAGGGCTACGTGCTGAAGGGCCAGAACTTCAATGGCGACATTCAGGCGATCCGGATCAACGGCGATACGCCCGACGCGGTTTCCGATCCGCGCGGCC